A stretch of the Nasonia vitripennis strain AsymCx chromosome 3 unlocalized genomic scaffold, Nvit_psr_1.1 chr3_random0013, whole genome shotgun sequence genome encodes the following:
- the LOC116416891 gene encoding uncharacterized protein LOC116416891: MANVRGPRPSVRRLLMATTNSILLYGAEVWAEAMEVKKYRKQITAVQRRGALRVACSYRTVSGEVVMIIAGVIPVDLLAIKRKRIYERRNEANKVTIATEERDRTMRKWQERWNECHQAKWTKTMI, encoded by the coding sequence ATGGCCAACGTGCGCGGGCCTAGACCATCTGTTAGGCGGCTTCTGATGGCGACCACAAACTCCATCCTGCTTTATGGAGCGGAGGTGTGGGCCGAAGCTATGGAAGTAAAGAAATATAGGAAGCAAATAACGGCGGTACAGCGCAGAGGCGCACTGAGAGTTGCTTGCTCCTACCGAACGGTTTCGGGAGAGGTAGTAATGATAATCGCGGGAGTGATCCCCGTGGATCTGCTTGCGATTAAGCGAAAGCGGATCTACGAGAGACGTAACGAGGCAAATAAGGTAACCATTGCCACCGAAGAACGCGATCGGACGATGCGAAAGTGGCAGGAGCGATGGAACGAGTGCCACCAAGCGAAATGGACCAAAACAATGATATAG